A single region of the Pseudalkalibacillus berkeleyi genome encodes:
- the hprK gene encoding HPr(Ser) kinase/phosphatase, giving the protein MATIHIKDLIEEFDLELVYGEEGVHRSITTSDISRPGLEMAGYFAYYPVERLQLLGKTELSFVAGLDPRIRRERLRKLFNEETPGIIISRGWDVPEELSEAAEEMGIPILRSQMTTTRLSSRLTNFLESKLAPTTAVHGVLVDIYGIGVLITGASGVGKSESALELVKRGHRLVADDSVEIRQEDEKTLVGSAPDLIKHLLEIRGLGIINVMTLFGAGAIRNFKKIALVINLEVWDSTKTYDRLGLDEEKMTIIDCEVPRLTVPVRPGRNLAIIIEVAAMNFRLKKMGVNAAQQFSDKLNHVIDTPDYDDF; this is encoded by the coding sequence ATGGCGACTATACATATCAAGGATTTAATAGAGGAGTTTGATTTAGAGCTCGTATATGGTGAGGAAGGTGTTCACCGCTCAATTACTACGAGTGATATTTCAAGACCTGGACTAGAAATGGCAGGTTATTTTGCATATTATCCTGTAGAACGATTACAACTTTTAGGTAAAACTGAGCTTTCTTTCGTAGCGGGACTTGACCCTCGTATTCGAAGAGAGCGACTTCGCAAGCTTTTTAACGAAGAAACACCTGGCATCATCATTTCAAGAGGTTGGGATGTGCCAGAAGAGTTGAGTGAGGCCGCAGAAGAGATGGGTATTCCGATTCTCCGCTCTCAAATGACAACGACACGCTTAAGCAGTCGCTTGACGAACTTTCTAGAGAGTAAGCTAGCGCCGACTACGGCTGTGCACGGTGTACTTGTCGATATTTATGGGATTGGTGTTCTCATTACAGGAGCAAGTGGTGTTGGTAAAAGTGAATCCGCGCTTGAACTAGTGAAAAGGGGACATCGTCTCGTTGCAGATGATTCAGTAGAAATTCGTCAAGAGGATGAAAAAACGCTAGTTGGCAGTGCGCCTGATCTCATTAAGCATTTACTTGAAATTAGAGGGCTCGGTATTATTAATGTAATGACTCTGTTTGGAGCAGGGGCAATTCGCAATTTCAAGAAAATCGCACTTGTGATCAACCTTGAAGTTTGGGATTCGACTAAAACGTATGACCGATTAGGGTTGGACGAAGAGAAGATGACGATCATCGATTGTGAAGTGCCTCGGCTGACTGTACCTGTCAGACCTGGTAGAAACCTTGCGATTATTATAGAAGTAGCAGCGATGAATTTCCGTCTGAAGAAAATGGGCGTCAACGCTGCACAGCAATTTTCCGATAAATTGAACCATGTTATTGATACCCCAGATTATGATGACTTTTAG
- a CDS encoding phage holin family protein, translating to MLRGWIISLIVNTIVLMVVSGFFSESFYLSGVGAAIMASLLLSIINVIVKPILIIMTLPVTVLSLGLFLFVINAITLMLTQWLMGDAFIISGFGMAVLAAIIISILNLLINNLIVKPLKSK from the coding sequence ATTTTGAGAGGCTGGATTATTTCACTAATCGTCAATACGATTGTACTAATGGTTGTTTCAGGATTCTTCTCTGAATCGTTCTATTTATCTGGAGTAGGCGCAGCAATTATGGCAAGCCTCCTGCTATCGATTATCAATGTAATTGTTAAACCGATCTTAATCATCATGACACTACCAGTGACAGTCTTAAGTTTAGGCTTGTTCCTTTTCGTCATAAATGCAATCACACTTATGCTAACTCAATGGCTAATGGGAGATGCATTTATCATATCTGGGTTTGGAATGGCGGTATTAGCTGCAATTATCATTTCAATTCTGAACCTGTTAATCAACAACTTAATCGTCAAACCTTTGAAAAGTAAATAA
- a CDS encoding nucleoside recognition domain-containing protein: MNTMRKGLSVGLNTTWELGKIIFPITLLVTILGQTPVMGWLVQLAEPLMKWIGLSGEAALPLVIGNFLNLYAGIGAILSLDLTVKEVFILAVMLSFSHNLFIESTVATKAGIKMWIVLVVRLGLALVSAFLISFFWKGGAEKAVYGLISQSEEQVSGFWNILWLGVEKGFIGIVQLAAIVIPLMIFIQYMKDLNWLATFSRWMSPVTRSLGMKSNTSTTLAAGLVFGLAYGAGVMMQAVKEDGVEKKDLYLAFIFLVSCHAVIEDTLIFIPLGIPVWPLLLIRLVVAIILTMVVAVVWNRIDAKKAHRHRKEANYES; encoded by the coding sequence ATGAATACCATGCGAAAAGGCTTAAGCGTTGGCTTGAATACAACTTGGGAGCTTGGAAAGATTATTTTCCCGATTACCCTGCTCGTTACGATTCTAGGGCAAACCCCTGTCATGGGTTGGCTTGTCCAATTAGCGGAACCACTTATGAAGTGGATCGGTTTATCTGGCGAAGCCGCATTACCTCTTGTCATTGGGAACTTTTTGAATCTTTATGCCGGAATTGGTGCGATATTAAGTCTTGATTTGACGGTAAAAGAGGTGTTTATCCTTGCGGTTATGCTCTCTTTCTCTCACAACCTATTTATAGAATCTACGGTTGCAACGAAAGCCGGTATAAAAATGTGGATCGTGCTAGTTGTTCGATTAGGTCTTGCATTGGTTTCCGCTTTTTTAATTTCTTTCTTCTGGAAAGGCGGGGCTGAGAAAGCAGTTTATGGTTTAATCTCTCAATCTGAAGAACAAGTATCAGGATTTTGGAATATCCTCTGGCTCGGTGTTGAGAAAGGTTTCATCGGAATCGTCCAATTAGCAGCTATTGTGATCCCGCTGATGATTTTTATTCAATACATGAAGGACTTGAACTGGCTAGCTACATTCTCCCGTTGGATGTCGCCAGTTACCCGTTCGTTAGGTATGAAGTCAAACACATCGACTACATTAGCGGCTGGCCTTGTTTTCGGTCTCGCATACGGTGCCGGAGTGATGATGCAGGCTGTTAAAGAGGATGGTGTGGAGAAAAAGGATTTATATCTCGCATTCATCTTTCTCGTATCCTGTCATGCTGTCATTGAAGATACGCTCATCTTTATCCCACTCGGAATTCCGGTATGGCCCTTGTTGCTCATTCGTTTAGTCGTTGCTATCATATTGACGATGGTCGTAGCGGTCGTCTGGAACCGTATAGATGCAAAAAAAGCACATCGTCACCGAAAGGAAGCAAATTATGAAAGTTGA
- the lgt gene encoding prolipoprotein diacylglyceryl transferase, with translation MLSQIQPLDRVALDLGPLTIYWYGIIIGFGALLGLYIAVRESKRLGVNSETFVDLVMIAVPVAIISARIYYVTFEWSYYKDHLGEIIKIWEGGIAIHGALIGSFLTAYVFSKVKDLSFWKLADIAAPSIILGQAIGRWGNFMNQEAHGGEVSRSFLEGLFLPDWIVDQMFINGAYYHPTFLYESLWNILGFAILIGLRRVNLRRGEMFLTYVIYYSIGRFFIEGLRTDSLMLTENLRIAQVISIVLILISLAIMLYRRKMGYADKRYQD, from the coding sequence ATGCTTTCACAAATACAACCTTTGGATCGGGTCGCACTTGATTTAGGTCCTTTGACCATCTATTGGTATGGCATTATTATAGGGTTTGGAGCATTACTTGGTTTGTATATTGCAGTCAGAGAATCGAAACGGTTAGGGGTCAATTCTGAAACTTTTGTCGATCTTGTCATGATTGCTGTGCCTGTTGCAATCATCTCTGCACGTATTTACTATGTCACGTTTGAATGGTCTTACTATAAAGATCACCTCGGTGAAATTATTAAGATTTGGGAAGGCGGTATCGCCATCCATGGTGCACTGATTGGATCTTTTTTAACAGCTTACGTGTTTTCAAAAGTAAAAGATTTATCGTTCTGGAAATTAGCTGATATTGCAGCACCTAGTATTATTCTCGGCCAAGCAATTGGACGATGGGGAAACTTCATGAACCAGGAAGCTCACGGAGGCGAGGTAAGTCGTTCCTTTTTGGAAGGGTTGTTTTTACCAGACTGGATCGTCGACCAAATGTTTATTAACGGTGCTTATTATCACCCGACGTTCTTGTATGAATCTCTTTGGAACATTCTTGGTTTTGCGATCTTAATTGGTCTAAGAAGAGTGAATTTAAGACGCGGAGAAATGTTCCTTACGTACGTCATTTACTATTCAATTGGGCGCTTCTTTATCGAAGGATTACGTACAGACAGCTTAATGTTAACGGAAAACCTACGAATTGCACAGGTCATTTCGATTGTCTTAATCCTGATCAGCCTTGCTATCATGCTGTATCGTCGTAAAATGGGTTATGCAGATAAAAGATATCAAGATTAG
- a CDS encoding DUF4870 domain-containing protein, producing the protein MEEKKVSSTCRVISSLSYMSIIFAPFLVPVLVYCFMNDDHEVREHARKAITFHLIPIVALAILSILYFESGMLFTTFSVFCMIIFGGTAISVVIWNLVRGIHVLLQK; encoded by the coding sequence TTGGAGGAGAAGAAGGTGTCTTCAACGTGTAGAGTAATCTCATCACTTAGCTATATGAGTATTATCTTTGCACCTTTCCTAGTTCCGGTGCTCGTATATTGTTTCATGAATGATGATCATGAGGTAAGGGAACATGCAAGAAAAGCGATTACCTTTCATTTAATCCCGATCGTTGCATTAGCAATCTTATCGATCCTATATTTTGAGTCGGGTATGCTTTTCACAACGTTTTCTGTATTTTGTATGATCATATTTGGGGGGACCGCTATTTCAGTGGTAATCTGGAATTTAGTGAGAGGGATACATGTGTTGCTACAGAAATAA
- a CDS encoding GNAT family N-acetyltransferase: MVLPDYQGKGIGTKIMKFILKKCRNHKIRMVVLMSAKGKAEFYRRLGFKERDLNAPGMILVEK, encoded by the coding sequence ATTGTACTTCCAGATTATCAAGGAAAAGGGATTGGAACTAAAATAATGAAGTTCATCCTAAAAAAATGTAGAAACCACAAGATCAGGATGGTCGTTCTAATGAGCGCAAAAGGGAAGGCCGAATTCTATCGAAGATTAGGGTTTAAAGAACGAGACCTGAATGCACCAGGCATGATACTAGTTGAAAAATAA
- a CDS encoding heavy metal translocating P-type ATPase has translation MDGKLVYSEEVQEDQNFSIASSESLLYDHWELIAALTSGVLILIGWLLSAQSLTSASVVLFASAYLIGGFAKAKEGITETIEERKLNVELLMVLAAIGSAIIGYWLEGALLIFIFSMSGALETYTLNKSKKTITSLLNLKPSTALRIDGEQLVEVKADLLSVDDRILVRPGEQIPADGLIEKGNTTVDQSTITGESMPVQKGEGDTIYTGTVNESGTVTVRVTHASNETMYQRIVDLVQTAQNERSESQQFIERFEGIYVNIVLMFVGVMLFLPHYLIGWSWTETFYRAMILLVVASPCAVMASIAPAVLSTLSNGARKGVLLKGGNHLSQLAKVDAIAFDKTGTLTFGRAEVTDLRVREDLEDNEILQAVASIESYSSHPLAEAFVHAAKERSVSISAPDSMESITGNGVRGIYKSKHWIVGKASFVGSGYESFYPDETAQFMEEGKTLVYARDEQGIAAVFAIKDRIREDSKHVISKLKDLGITTIMLTGDSEATGQALAKEAGIDNVITECLPEDKVEQIKRLKDKFGLVGMVGDGINDAPALAIADIGIAMGRGTDVALETADVVLMNDQLSNLPEVVRISKKMTKIIKQNLIFSVIVILSLIASNFVQMIDLPLGVIGHEGSTILVILNSLRLLKT, from the coding sequence ATGGATGGAAAATTAGTTTACTCCGAGGAAGTTCAAGAAGATCAGAATTTCAGCATAGCATCTTCTGAAAGTCTTTTATACGATCATTGGGAATTGATTGCGGCACTCACAAGTGGTGTCTTAATTCTAATCGGATGGTTACTTTCAGCACAAAGCTTAACTTCGGCATCGGTTGTTTTATTTGCATCAGCATACCTCATTGGCGGATTTGCTAAAGCGAAGGAAGGTATAACCGAAACTATAGAAGAGAGGAAGCTTAACGTTGAACTTCTCATGGTCCTCGCAGCTATTGGTTCTGCTATTATAGGATACTGGCTTGAGGGAGCGCTTTTGATTTTCATTTTTTCGATGAGTGGAGCGTTGGAGACATACACACTGAATAAGAGTAAAAAAACGATTACTTCACTACTTAACCTAAAACCTTCAACTGCACTGAGGATCGATGGTGAACAGTTAGTGGAAGTGAAAGCAGATCTATTGTCTGTTGATGACCGGATTTTAGTCAGACCTGGTGAACAAATTCCTGCTGATGGGCTCATTGAAAAGGGGAACACAACCGTTGATCAATCAACGATTACGGGTGAGTCTATGCCTGTTCAAAAGGGTGAAGGGGATACCATATATACAGGTACTGTTAACGAAAGTGGTACCGTTACGGTCAGGGTTACACATGCGTCTAATGAAACAATGTATCAGCGAATTGTAGATCTTGTACAAACGGCTCAAAATGAAAGGTCGGAATCACAACAATTTATTGAACGGTTTGAAGGCATTTATGTCAACATCGTGTTGATGTTCGTAGGTGTGATGTTATTTTTACCTCATTATTTAATCGGCTGGAGCTGGACGGAAACGTTTTACAGAGCGATGATCCTACTCGTTGTTGCCTCACCTTGTGCCGTTATGGCATCTATTGCACCGGCAGTTTTATCAACACTTTCCAATGGTGCGCGAAAAGGTGTCCTTCTAAAGGGTGGAAACCATCTTTCCCAGCTTGCTAAAGTGGATGCGATTGCTTTTGACAAAACAGGAACTTTGACGTTCGGCAGAGCAGAAGTTACGGATTTAAGAGTCCGAGAAGATTTAGAGGATAATGAAATTCTACAAGCTGTTGCCTCAATCGAGTCGTATTCGAGTCATCCTTTGGCGGAAGCGTTTGTCCATGCCGCAAAAGAGCGATCAGTTTCAATTTCTGCACCTGATTCGATGGAAAGCATAACAGGTAATGGCGTTCGAGGGATATACAAAAGTAAGCATTGGATCGTCGGCAAGGCTTCATTCGTTGGTTCAGGTTATGAATCGTTTTATCCAGATGAAACGGCACAATTCATGGAAGAAGGTAAAACGTTAGTATACGCGCGGGATGAACAAGGAATAGCGGCTGTGTTTGCGATCAAAGACAGGATTAGAGAGGATAGTAAGCACGTCATTTCAAAACTGAAGGACCTTGGCATTACAACGATCATGCTGACGGGTGATAGTGAGGCGACAGGTCAAGCTTTGGCGAAGGAAGCAGGGATCGACAACGTGATTACAGAGTGCTTGCCGGAGGATAAAGTCGAGCAAATTAAGCGATTAAAGGATAAGTTCGGGCTTGTTGGAATGGTCGGTGATGGGATTAATGATGCGCCTGCGCTTGCTATAGCTGATATCGGTATTGCGATGGGGCGAGGCACTGATGTTGCGCTTGAAACTGCAGATGTCGTGCTCATGAATGACCAATTATCGAATCTTCCGGAGGTCGTTCGAATATCGAAAAAAATGACGAAGATCATCAAGCAGAATCTCATCTTTTCGGTCATCGTCATCTTGTCATTAATTGCTTCGAATTTTGTACAAATGATTGACCTGCCACTTGGGGTCATTGGACATGAAGGTAGTACGATTCTTGTTATACTAAATAGCTTACGGCTATTGAAAACATGA
- a CDS encoding DUF4097 family beta strand repeat-containing protein — translation MEERKMILRMLDEGRISSSEAIDLLKAIGENPDQVMEAEKSSAQTITPNHVSTTTSTGEQKTESEQKSSQKTSNQDTGSNRVESTISKFSGLIDRVVNKLKDSDFDFNFGQAIEVDHVFQENDVFVNKVKAHVTNGGIQLRPWEEQSVRVECSASVFRTQSVDEAKAYFLKNVHFTLEDGELQLMADENRMKVKAVMYVPAHQYKEIQLRTSNGSISLEKMHTNTMTARTSFGDIALDQITGESLEASTSNGKIKLENSAWNKVDLETLNGAIRMNGKYERVEAETLNGSITFVLDESLPGKASFKTVAGKVELLIPDSLLVKANLKATIGSLNCYLDKVKMINESKDVVQKKMEFIANEEAQNTYELDAETKTGSISIAKR, via the coding sequence ATGGAAGAAAGAAAAATGATTTTAAGAATGCTTGATGAAGGGCGAATTTCATCAAGCGAGGCAATTGATCTATTAAAAGCGATTGGAGAAAACCCAGATCAAGTTATGGAAGCAGAAAAGTCATCTGCTCAAACGATTACGCCGAATCACGTATCAACTACGACTAGTACAGGTGAACAAAAGACAGAAAGTGAGCAAAAGAGTAGTCAAAAAACATCCAATCAAGATACGGGTTCAAATAGAGTTGAATCAACAATCAGTAAGTTTTCAGGCCTCATTGACCGTGTTGTTAATAAGTTGAAGGACTCAGATTTTGATTTTAACTTCGGTCAAGCAATTGAGGTTGATCATGTCTTCCAAGAAAATGATGTGTTCGTTAACAAAGTCAAAGCGCACGTGACGAACGGAGGCATCCAATTACGACCTTGGGAGGAGCAAAGTGTTAGAGTCGAGTGTAGCGCTTCCGTTTTTAGAACACAATCGGTTGACGAGGCCAAAGCGTACTTCTTGAAGAACGTTCATTTCACCCTTGAGGATGGGGAGTTACAATTAATGGCCGATGAAAATCGAATGAAAGTAAAAGCGGTTATGTATGTTCCGGCTCATCAATACAAAGAAATTCAACTTCGAACGTCCAATGGTTCGATATCTCTTGAAAAGATGCATACAAATACGATGACAGCTCGGACATCGTTTGGTGATATTGCTTTAGATCAGATTACTGGGGAGTCACTAGAGGCTTCGACATCCAATGGTAAAATAAAGCTTGAAAACAGTGCTTGGAATAAGGTGGACTTAGAAACGTTAAATGGCGCAATTCGTATGAATGGTAAATATGAACGAGTTGAAGCTGAAACGTTAAATGGTTCAATCACATTTGTATTAGATGAATCACTTCCAGGGAAAGCTTCATTTAAGACAGTTGCAGGAAAAGTAGAGCTGCTAATTCCAGATTCACTCCTCGTGAAGGCTAATTTAAAAGCGACGATTGGAAGCTTGAATTGCTACTTAGATAAAGTCAAAATGATCAACGAAAGTAAAGATGTCGTCCAAAAAAAGATGGAATTCATTGCAAACGAAGAAGCACAGAATACTTATGAGCTTGATGCGGAAACAAAAACCGGGTCAATTTCAATCGCCAAAAGATAA